In Candidatus Hydrogenedens sp., the genomic window AAATTTCCAATTACATCTTGAATTTAAACTTACAAAAAATGCAAACAGTGGTGTATTTTTACGTTCTCAACCTAATGATCCGTTATATCGTGGTTTTGAAGTACAAGTATTAGAAGATTATGGTAAACCACCCAATAAAAATAGTTGTGGAGCCATCTATGATATTACAACTCCAATGTATAACATGTCCTTTCCACCAGGGCAATGGAATTCGTATGATATTGTAGTGGATGGACAAGAAGTACAGGTATCTATGAACGGTTGGTTGATAATTCACACTTATTTAGATAAGATGACAACACCTTTAGGAAAATTCCCTGTTGCCTATGCAACGTTACCAAAAGAGGGATATTTATTATTACAGGACCATGGAGGGGAAGTATGGTATCGAAATATTAAAATAAAACCATTACCATGATAATATATTGTTTGTAAAAGCAGTTTAATAATATAGATAATATGAGTAATGTCATATATAGATTAACAATATTAACAAAAGGTTTAAGGATATGAGCAAGAAAGGGTTTACATTAATTGAACTGTTGGTTGTTATTGCCATTATTGGCATACTTGCGGCAATTTTATTGCCGGCATTAGCACGTGCCCGTGAGGCGGCAAGACGTTCGAGTTGTCAGAATAATTTAAAACAGATGGGTCTCGTCTTTAATATGTATGCAAACGAAGCAAAAGGAGAACTGTTCCCTTATATGAAATTGTTTGATTGTAGTGGTAATTATGCACGTGATGCTACTTTTGATGGGAACCTTATATACCCTGAGTATTTAACGGAT contains:
- a CDS encoding DUF1080 domain-containing protein; its protein translation is MSKKKNSLLVLLIFILGFFVGLDFDDFVGWILKKPIPIGELTKPPEGEGWIDLLSSENRLFWKNVTDEKDIFEIQEDGTIHIFGRTLYPLRYVGYVGQSFSNFQLHLEFKLTKNANSGVFLRSQPNDPLYRGFEVQVLEDYGKPPNKNSCGAIYDITTPMYNMSFPPGQWNSYDIVVDGQEVQVSMNGWLIIHTYLDKMTTPLGKFPVAYATLPKEGYLLLQDHGGEVWYRNIKIKPLP